A single genomic interval of Lathyrus oleraceus cultivar Zhongwan6 chromosome 7, CAAS_Psat_ZW6_1.0, whole genome shotgun sequence harbors:
- the LOC127102216 gene encoding zinc transporter 11: MSFTIRTFFLFSLLLLLFFFLSVSAHSGHDDDADADADSGSEAHPDLRSKSLILAKVWCLIVIFLATFIAGVSPYVLRWNEGFLILGTQFAGGVFLGTALMHFLSDANETFGDLTDKEYPFAFMLACAGYLITMLADCVISSLLEKPRGGGADVEGQGAEKGDNGVTSQSQYQGSAGTNDRDHASASSIEDTVYIFIYVYIIALCAHSVFEGLAIGVSKTRADAWKALWTICLHKIFAAIAMGIALLRMVPNRPLLSCAAYAFAFAISSPIGVAIGIVLDSTTQGNVADWIFAISMGLACGVFIYVSINHLFSKGYVAHKHTKVDSPYMKFLAVSFGIGVIAVVMIWDT, from the exons ATGTCTTTTACTATTCGCACCTTCTTCTTATTTTCTCTTCTccttcttctcttcttcttcctctctgTTTCCGCCCACAGTGGCCACGACGATGACGCCGATGCCGATGCAGACTCCGGCTCCGAAGCTCACCCCGACCTCCGTTCAAAATCCTTAATCCTCGCAAAGGTTTGGTGTTTAATCGTGATCTTCTTGGCCACTTTCATTGCCGGTGTATCTCCTTACGTATTGAGATGGAACGAAGGTTTTTTGATTCTGGGGACACAGTTTGCCGGTGGAGTGTTTTTGGGAACTGCTCTGATGCATTTTCTGAGTGATGCAAACGAGACGTTTGGTGATTTGACTGATAAAGAATACCCTTTCGCTTTCATGTTAGCTTGTGCTGGTTATTTGATTACTATGCTTGCTGATTGTGTTATTTCTTCGCTTTTGGAGAAGCCTCGTGGTGGTGGCGCTGACGTTGAAGGTCAAG GGGCAGAAAAAGGAGACAATGGTGTTACTTCTCAGTCACAATATCAG GGTTCTGCTGGCACCAACGATCGCGATCATGCATCTGCTAGTTCAATTGAAGATACCGTATACATATTCATTTACGTATACATAATCGCCCTTTGTGCTCATTCTGTTTTCGAGGGATTAGCAATCGGAGTTTCCAAGACAAGAGCAGATGCTTGGAAAGCTTTATGGACAATCTGTTTGCACAAGATATTTGCAGCGATTGCGATGGGCATCGCGCTCCTTAGAATGGTTCCTAATCGGCCTCTACTATCATGCGCAGCCTATGCTTTCGCCTTCGCAATCTCTAGTCCAATTGGTGTGGCCATTGGGATTGTGTTAGATTCCACAACACAGGGTAATGTGGCTGATTGGATTTTCGCTATATCTATGGGCTTAGCTTGCGGCGTGTTTATTTATGTTTCGATAAACCATCTATTTTCAAAAGGTTATGTGGCTCACAAGCATACAAAGGTTGATTCACCGTATATGAAGTTTCTTGCAGTGTCGTTCGGAATAGGAGTTATAGCTGTTGTTATGATATGGGATACTTAA